A portion of the Pomacea canaliculata isolate SZHN2017 linkage group LG13, ASM307304v1, whole genome shotgun sequence genome contains these proteins:
- the LOC112554183 gene encoding 6-pyruvoyl tetrahydrobiopterin synthase-like isoform X2: MSTSGDGASSKQPVVYISRSEVFSASHRLHSHQLSDEENRKLYDKCNNPNGHGHNYKVEVVVRGPVDPVTGMVINLSDLKKYIDESVMSVLDHKNIDKDVPYFKDVVSTTENIAVFIWNNLVKHIPEGLLYEVKVYETDKKRHVLSRGASVIVVRC, translated from the exons ATGAGTACATCTGGAGATGGAGCTTCTTCCAAACAGCCAGTTGTTTACATCAGTCGCTCAGAAGTGTTCAGCGCTAGCCACAGACTGCACAG CCATCAACTCAGTGATGAGGAGAACAGAAAGCTTTATGACAAGTGCAATAACCCTAATGGGCATGGGCACAATTATAAAG TTGAGGTGGTTGTGCGTGGACCA GTTGATCCTGTGACAGGAATGGTAATCAATCTGAGTGACTTGAAAAAATACATTGAT GAATCAGTTATGTCTGTACTGGATCACAAGAATATTGACAAGGATGTTCCATACTTCAAGGATGTTGTCAG CACAACTGAAAACATTGCAGTGTTCATCTGGAACAATCTAGTCAAGCACATACCTGAAGGACTCCTTTATGAAGTCAAAGTTTACGAGACAGATAAAAAGCGTCATGTTTTATCGAGGGGAGCAAGTGTAATTGTGGTCAGATGTTAG
- the LOC112554183 gene encoding 6-pyruvoyl tetrahydrobiopterin synthase-like isoform X1: MFEWESGRGMSTSGDGASSKQPVVYISRSEVFSASHRLHSHQLSDEENRKLYDKCNNPNGHGHNYKVEVVVRGPVDPVTGMVINLSDLKKYIDESVMSVLDHKNIDKDVPYFKDVVSTTENIAVFIWNNLVKHIPEGLLYEVKVYETDKKRHVLSRGASVIVVRC, translated from the exons ATGTTTGAGTGGGAATCTGGCAGAGG AATGAGTACATCTGGAGATGGAGCTTCTTCCAAACAGCCAGTTGTTTACATCAGTCGCTCAGAAGTGTTCAGCGCTAGCCACAGACTGCACAG CCATCAACTCAGTGATGAGGAGAACAGAAAGCTTTATGACAAGTGCAATAACCCTAATGGGCATGGGCACAATTATAAAG TTGAGGTGGTTGTGCGTGGACCA GTTGATCCTGTGACAGGAATGGTAATCAATCTGAGTGACTTGAAAAAATACATTGAT GAATCAGTTATGTCTGTACTGGATCACAAGAATATTGACAAGGATGTTCCATACTTCAAGGATGTTGTCAG CACAACTGAAAACATTGCAGTGTTCATCTGGAACAATCTAGTCAAGCACATACCTGAAGGACTCCTTTATGAAGTCAAAGTTTACGAGACAGATAAAAAGCGTCATGTTTTATCGAGGGGAGCAAGTGTAATTGTGGTCAGATGTTAG